CTGGCATCAGCCGCGTTGTCATCGAACGCCCGGCCAAGAAGGCCCGTGTGACCATCTACTCGGCTCGTCCGGGTGTGATCATCGGCAAAAAGGGCTCGGACATTGAGAAGCTCCGTAAGGACCTCTCAAAGATGACCGGCGCCGGTGACGTCAGTCTTAATATCGTCGAAGTCCGCAAGCCGGAAATCGACGCGACCCTGATCGCTGAAAACGTAGCGCAGCAGCTCGAACGTCGTGTGGCTTTCCGCCGTGCGATGAAGCGGGTGATGCAGAGCGCCATGCGTCTTGGCGCCGAAGGGATCCGAATCAACGCGTCGGGCCGTCTTGGCGGAGCCGAAATCGCGCGGATGGAATGGTATCGCGAAGGCCGTGTGCCGCTGCATACGCTCCGTGCCGACATCGACTATGGTACTGCGGTTGCACAAACCGCCTATGGCGTGATCGGTATTAAGGTGTGGGTATTCAAGGGAGAAATCCTGGCCCACGATCCTCAGGCCCAGGATAAGCGGGCTCAGGAGCAGCAGAAGGCAGGCGGTTCCCGTCAGTAATCTGGCGGTGACGAAGGAAGAAGGCACAAGACCATGCTTCAGCCGAAGAAGACGAAATTCAGAAAGGCCTTCAAGGGCCGCATCCATGGGGACGCCAAAGGCGGCGCAACCGTGGCATTCGGTTCCTATGGCCTTAAGGCTGTCGAGCCTGCTCGCGTTACCGCGCGTCAGATCGAAGCCGCACGCCGTGCCATCACGCGTCATATGAAGCGTGCTGGTAAAATGTGGATCCGCATCTTCCCAGATGTGCCGGTTTCGTCGAAGCCTGCCGAGGTTCGCATGGGTAAAGGTAAGGGTGCTCCAGAGTTCTGGATGGCCCGCGTAAAGCCCGGTCGCATCATCTTTGAAGTAGATGGGGTTGACAACGAGACCATGCGTGGTGCATTTGAACGCGCAGCGGCGAAGTTGCCGATGAAAGTTAAGGTCGTCGCCCGACTCGGCGAACAGATCTGAGCCGGTGGTTGAAGGAATAGAGCCATGAAAATCGCAGAACTTCGGGCAAAGACCGAAGATCAGCTTAAGGGACAGATTGTTGAGCTCAAAAAAGAGCGTTTCAATCTTCGTTTCCAGAAGGCAACCGGCCAGCTTGAGAGCACGGCGCGTGTGCGTGAAATCCGTCGCACGATCGCCCAGATTAACACGCTCCTGACTGAGCGTGCGGTCGTCGCCCAGGGCAAGGCCTGAGCGCAGGTAGGATAAGGAGGCGACGATGCCGAAGCGTATATTGCAGGGTGTGGTGGTCAGCGATGCGAACGACAAGACCGTAGTGGTCCGGATCGAACGCCGCTTCACCCACCCGCTGGTTAAAAAAGTGGTGCGGCGTTCCAAGAAGTACCATGCCCATGACGAGCAGAACCTCTGCAAGTCGGGTGATGTGGTTCGCATCGAGGAATGCCGTCCGATGTCCAAGCTCAAAACGTGGCGCGTTCTCGAAAACGTCACCAAGGGCGCTGGAGCCTAATAAAGCTGACGGAATGATGCTTGCATCGTTCTTAGTCTGAGCCTCGTTTTTGTTATTTAGAGTGGGAACAAGCCCATGATCCAGATGCAAACCAACCTGGACGTCGCCGATAACTCGGGCGCCCGTCGGGTGCAGTGCATTAAGGTCCTCGGGGGCTCCAAGCGGAAAACTGCGACGGTGGGTGACATCATCGTAGTTAGCGTGAAGGAAGCCATTCCGCGCGGCCGAGTGAAAAAAGGTGACGTGCATCGCGCCGTCATCGTGCGGACGGCCTTTGTCGTTCGTCGCGTCGATGGTACCGCGATCCGATTCGATCGCAATGCTGCCGTGCTTGTGAACAAGCAGGGCGAGCCGATCGGCACCCGTATCTTCGGTCCGGTTGTCCGCGAGCTTCGCGCACGCAACCATATGAAGATTATTTCGCTGGCGCCGGAGGTGCTCTGATGGCTCAGGCTAAATTAAAGATTAAGAAGGGCGACAAAGTCGTCGTTCTTGCCGGTAAGGACAAAGGCAAGCAGGGCGAAATCCTGGCCGTCCACCGGGATACGAACCGCGCGGTTGTGAGCGGCGTGAATGTGGTGAAACGCCACACGCGTCCTGGCCCGCAGGGGCAGGGTGGCATTCTTGAGAAAGAAGCCGCTTTGCACATCTCGAACATTGCCATCGTTGACCCGAAGACCGGTAAAGCGACGCGCATTGGGTATAAATTTTTGGAAGACGGCCGTAAGGTCCGATTCGCGAAAGGTTCCGGGGAGGTGATCGATGTCTGATTATCGTCCGCGCCTTCAGGAAATCTATCAGAACGAAATTCGTAACGCTCTGAAAGAGAAATTCGCTTATACAAACGAATTTCAGATCCCGAAGCTTGAAAAGATCGTGCTGAACATGGGTGTGGGCGAAGCAGCCCAGGACTCGAAGAAGATCAAATCCGCAGCTGAAGAGCTCGGCCTGATCGCTGGTCAGCGCGTCGTTATCACCAAGTCCAAGAAGTCGATTGCCGGCTTCAAGATCCGTGATGGAATGCCGATCGGTTGCAAGGTTACTCTGCGCCGCGAACGCATGTATGAGTTCCTTGACCGTCTGATCAACATTGCCCTTCCTCGCGTCCGCGATTTCCGTGGCGTGAATGGCAAGTCGTTCGATGGTCGCGGCAACTATGCGCTCGGCCTGAAAGAACAGATCGTGTTCCCGGAAATCAACTACGATAAAGTTGATAAAGTCCGGGGCATGGACATCATCATCTGCACGTCAGCTCAGACGGATGAGGAAGCCAAGGCACTGCTCGCCAGCTTCCGCATGCCGTTCGTAAATTGATACGGCAGGTATATTCCGAACACTTTGGTCGGCGTGACGCAGACAAGGAGCGAGAGTGATGGCGAAGAAGAGCTCCATCCTCAAGAACAAGAAGCGGGAAGCTTTGGTAAAAAAGACGGCTAACCGCCGTGCGAAGCTTTTGGCGGTCGCCAACGACAAGACTTTGTCGATGGAGGATCAGTTTCAGGCTCGCCTGAAACTTGCCGAATTGCCGCGCAACGGTAACCCGACGCGGGTTCGCAACAGATGCGAACTGACTGGTCGTCCGCGGGCCGTTTACCGCAAGTTCAAGCTGTGCCGTAACGCGCTGCGCGAGCTCGCTTCCATTGGCGCTCTCCCGGGCGTCACAAAGTCCAGCTGGTAATAAGGAGAGCGGCACCATGTCGATGACCGATCCGCTCGGCGATATGCTGACCCGTATCCGTAACGGACAGCGGGCTAACAAATCCACCGTGGATGCGCCGGTTTCAAACCTGCGTCAGCGCGTGCTTGAAGTGTTGAAGCGCGAAGGCTACATCCGCGGTTTTGAACGTGCTGAAACGGAAAACCATCCGGTTTTGCGTATTGAGCTGAAATACTATGAAGGGCAGCCGGTGATCCGCACGATTACGCGTATCTCCAAACCTGGCCGCCGCGTTTACTCGTCGGTCAAGGACCTGCCGCGGATCCGCAACGGTCTTGGCATCTCGATCGTGTCGACGCCGAAGGGTGTGCTGTCAGATGCTGAGGCTCGCGACGCCAATGTTGGCGGCGAGATCCTCTGCACCATATTCTAGGATCAGAACAATGTCGCGGATTGGCAAGAAACCCGTACCCGTCCCGCAGGGCGTCACCGTCGCGCTGAATGATAACAATCTCAGCGTGAAGGGCCCGAAGGGCGAACTGCATCTGGCGCTCGTTGATGAAGTTGTGATCTCGTATGAGAACAACGAACTCAGCGTTCAGCCCAAGGGTGACAGCAAGCGCGCACGCTCCATGTGGGGCATGCAGCGTACGCTCGTCAACAACGTCGTGACCGGTGTCACCACCGGCTTCACGGAAAACCTTGAGATCACCGGCGTCGGTTACCGTGCTGCAATGAAGGGCAAAGACCTTCAGCTCAGCCTCGGTTTCAGCCATGAAGTGGTGTTCCAGGTTCCGGAAGGGATCACGGTTGTTGTTCCCGAGCCGACCAAAATCACGATCACCGGCATCGACAAGCAAAAGGTCGGCCAGGTGGCTGCAAAGGTCCGCGAATACCGTAAGCCAGAGCCTTACAAGGGCAAGGGTATCCGGTATGCGGGTGAATTCATCTTCCGCAAGGAAGGCAAGAAGAAGTAAAGGTGGCCAGCCATGTCAACCGCTGACAAACTCTTCGCGCGCCGCCGGCGCCGTGTACGTACGAAACTGTCGCAGACTGCTGGCGATCGTCTCCGTCTTTCGATCCATCGTTCCAACCTGCATATCTATGCCCAGGTTATCGATGATGTGAAAGGTGTGACTTTGGCTGCGGCTTCGACGCTGGATGAGACGCTGAAGGGCACGAGCGGCGGCAATATTGCCGCAGCGAGCGCTGTTGGCAAATTGATTGCCGAGCGGGCTAAAGCCGCGGGTATTTCAAACGTCGTGTTTGATCGCGGCGGCTTCATCTACCATGGCCGCGTCAAGGCCCTGGCCGAAGCCGCGCGTGAAGGCGGCCTTGCCTTCTAAGGCGGCCTTTTAACGGATCGAGTTGAGGGAAAGGAACCCGGCGTCATGGCACGGCCAGACAAATTTGAACGGGAAGAATCGGAATTCATCGAGAAACTGGTGCACATCAATCGTGTCGCCAAGGTGGTGAAGGGTGGCCGTCGCTTCGGCTTTGCCGCTCTGATGATTGTGGGCGATGGGAAAGGCCGCGTCGGCTTTGGTCATGGCAAGGCACGTGAAGTGCCGGAAGCCATCCGCAAGGCAACGGAAGCGGCTAAAAAGTCGATGGTCCGTATCCCTCTGCGCGAAGGCCGCACGCTGCATCACGATCTCGAAGGCCGCCATGGTGCTGGTCGCGTGGTCATGCGCTATGCGCCGGAAGGCACCGGGATTATCGCCGGTGGTCCGATGCGCGCAGTGTTTGAAGGCCTCGGTGTTCATGACGTGGTTGCGAAATCACTCGGATCTTCGAACGCCTACAACATGATCCGCGCTACCTTTGATGCGCTTCAGAAGCAGCTTGCCCCGCGTCAGGTCGCGGCTCGCCGCAGCCTGAAGGTCGCTGATCTGATTGCTCGCCGTGGCGAAGCCCCGCGTGATGCTGAAAGCGGAGAATAATCATGGCCGCCAAGAAAACCCTTAAAGTGACGCAGATCGGTAGCCCGATCCGTCGCGAGAAGAGCCAGGAAGCGACCCTGATCGGTCTTGGCCTCAACAAGATTAACCGCACGCGCGAGCTTGAAGACACGCCGTCGGTCCGTGGCATGATTGCCAAGGTTCAGCATATGGTACGGGTGGAGGAGTAATCCTCCCCACCGATCTATTCCAACGTTGGGAACAGACGTCATGAAACTCAATGATCTTGCCGAACATCCTCAGGCGCGGAAGCTCCGCACCCGCGTTGGTCGTGGTATCGGTTCTGGCCTGGGTAAGACCTCGGGTCGTGGTCAAAAAGGTCAGGGCTCGCGCTCTGGCGTCGCGATCAAGGGCTTTGAAGGTGGTCAGATGTCGCTTCTGCGCCGTCTGCCGAAGCGCGGTTTCAACAATATCCATGCCTTGGATTATGTTGAACTGAACCTCGGCCGTCTGCAGGACGCGATCGACACCAAGCAGCTCGACGCCAAGGACATCACGGGTGAAAAGCTTGTGGCCGCTGGCGTATTGCGTCGCCTGAGAGACGGTGTGCGTTTGCTCGCCAAGGGTTCGATCACGTCGGCGGTGACCATCACCGTTGCCGGCGCTTCGAAGTCTGCCATCGCCGCTGTTGAAAAGGCTGGTGGTAAAGTTGAAGTTGCAGCTCCTAAGGCTGCACCTGTCGAAGCGTAAGTTTTCATAAGGCGCGGGTGATTATATGGCCTCGGCCGCAGAACAACTGGCAGCGAATCTCAATTTCGGGGCGATCGCTAAGGCGACCGAGCTGAAAAAGCGTATCTGGTTCACGCTTGGGGCCCTGATTGTCTATCGTCTCGGAACTTATATTCCGTTGCCGGGGATCGATCCGGTTGTTCTCAATCAGATCTTCTCGCAGAACTCCCAGGGTATCCTTGGGATGTTCAATATGTTCTCGGGCGGTGCCCTTCAGCGCATGACCATCTTTGCGCTGAACATCATGCCCTATATTTCGGCGTCGATCATCGTTCAGCTGATGACGTCGATTTCGCCGAGCTTCGCCGCTTTGAAAAAAGAAGGCGAAGCCGGGCGGAAAAAGCTCAATCAATACACCCGCTACGGCACCGTTCTTCTGACCGCACTTCAGGCTTATGGCCTGGCGGTCGGGCTTGAACATATGTCGGCGGGGGGTATGAGCGCGGCCATCGACCCCGGGTTCTTCTTCCGGGCGACGACGGTGATCACGCTCATCGGCGGTACCATGTTCCTCATGTGGCTCGGTGAACAGATCACCAGCCGCGGTGTGGGCAACGGGATTTCGCTGATCATTTTCGCCGGTATCATTGCCGAACTGCCACGGGCCCTTGCTGGAACCTTCCAGCTGTCGGTCGCCCAGAACTGGAATGTGTTCGCGATCCCGGCATTGCTGCTGTTCGTAGCCGGTGTCATCTATGTCATCGTCTATATGGAGCGCGCCCAGCGCCGGATCCTGATCCAGTATCCGAAACGCCAGGTGGGGATGAAAATCACCCAGGGTGAAAGCTCGCATCTGCCTCTCAAACTCAATACCGCTGGTGTGATTCCGCCAATTTTCGCCTCGTCCCTGCTGCTGATGCCGATGACCTTGGCCAGTTTCTCAGCGCAGGGCGGCGGGCCTGAATGGCTCACCACCATGACGTCGATGCTTGGCCACGGCCAGCCGCTCTATATTGTGTTCTATGTCCTGGGTATTGTATTCTTCTCGTTCTTTTACACGGCTGTTGTCTTCAATCCTGAGGATACGGCGGATAACCTGAAGAAATATGGTGGTTTCATTCCCGGCATTCGCCCAGGCAAGAACACCGCCGAATATCTTGACTTTGTGTTGACCCGCTTGACAGTTCTCGGTGCGATTTATCTGTCCGTTCTCTGTCTGTTGCCGGAAATCCTGATCTCTGAATTTGCTGTGCCGTTCTATTTTGGTGGTACTTCGCTGTTGATTGTCGTCAACGTGACCATGGACACTGTGGGCCAAATCCACAGCCATCTGATGGCGCATCAGTACGAAGGTTTGATCAAGAAGGCGAAGCTCAAAGGGGGCCGTGGTAAGTGAACATCATTCTTCTTGGGCCGCCCGGTGCGGGTAAGGGGACCCAGGCTCAGCGTTTGCAAGAGCGTCGTGGTTTGGTGCAGCTTTCGACCGGTGACATGCTCCGCGCTGCTGTGAAGGCAGGGACGGAGACTGGGACGGCCGCCAAGGGTTTTATGGATGCTGGCCAGTTGGTGCCGGACGCGGTTGTGATCGGCATCATTGCTGATCGGATCGATGCTCCGGACTGCAAAAACGGATTCATTCTCGATGGCTTCCCGCGCACCACGGCTCAGGCCGAAGCGCTAGACGGGATGCTGGCCGAGAAAAAGCTTAAACTCGATGGCGTTATCGAAATGGTTGTCGATGATGCCGCCCTGGTCGAACGGGTTACAGGACGTTATGCCTGCGCGAAATGCGGTGCTGGCTATCACGATCTGTTCCAGAAGCCCAAGGTTCCGGGTGTTTGTGATATCTGCGGCGGGACTGAATTTACCCGCCGTGCCGATGACAACCGGGAAACCGTGGTGTCGCGGCTTGAGTCTTACCACCGCCAGACGGCACCGCTGCTGCCCTATTATCGGGACAGGGGCACTCTGTTTGAGGTGGACGGTATGGCGGCCATTGACGACGTAACAACCCAGATCGAGACGATCCTGGACGGTTTCGACGGCAACCGCGCGTGATGAGGTGAGGGTCGGCCTGTTATTAGGTTGACTGACGAAGGCTTCTCCATATAATCGCGCAACCGAACGGCGGAGCCGGGTTGCAGGTTTCTGGCATTTCTGCTATCTGGGCGGAGCATTTTGAATAGTTTGATTCTCGGCCAGGCCAAACTGGCATGGCCGGGAGGATCGGGTTTTCCCATCAAGACTGTGACTTAGGTCTTTGTGGGAGGTTTTATCGGATTTCTGATTGGAGAACAGGTCGTGGCGCGTATAGCAGGCGTTAACATTCCGACCCAGAAGCAGGTTGAGATCGCTCTCACCTATATTCATGGGATTGGGCGGACCTTTGCGAAGCAAATTTGCGAAAAGGCGGGGATTCAGCCGAATCGCCGGGTCCACGATCTTGGCGATGCCGAGGTTCTCAAAATCCGCGAGCTGATCGACAGCGACTATATGGTCGAGGGTGATCTGCGTCGTGAAGTGTCGATGAACATCAAGCGCTTGATGGATCTGGCCAGCTATCGCGGTCTGCGTCATCGTAAGGGTTTGCCAGTTCATGGCCAACGGACGCATACCAATGCCCGCACCCGCAAGGGTAAGGCAAAGCCGATCGCCGGCAAGAAGAAGTAAGGGATAAGTAGCGATGGCTAAAGAACCGACACGTATTCGCCGCCGCGAGCGGAAGAATATTTCAAGCGGCGTGGCTCATGTCAACGCCAGCTTCAACAATACCATGGTCACCATTTCGGACGCTCAGGGCAATGTTATTTCCTGGTCCAGCTCCGGCATGATGGGCTTCAAGGGTTCGCGCAAATCGACTCCTTATGCAGCTCAGGTGGCTGCTGAGGACGCCGGTAAGAAAGCCGCGGAACATGGCATGAAGACGCTTGAAGTTGAAGTGAAGGGCCCGGGTTCGGGACGTGAGTCCGCTCTGCGTGCTTTGCAGGCTGTCGGCTTCACCATCACTTCGATCCGTGACGTTACGCCGATCCCGCATAACGGCTGCCGTCCGCCCAAGCGTCGTCGCGTCTGATCGCGACGGATCTGGCTGGTTGTCGGCTTTCCTCAGGGATGGCCGGTCTTTTAAACATGGAGTAGGGACCTGAGCCTTCGGGCCGGGTCCGGCTTTATAGCGCGAGGTTTGGATCGTGATTCAGAAGAACTGGCAAGAGCTGATCAAGCCGTCCAAGCTCGAAGTGGCTCAGCAGGACGATCGCCGTCGGGCGACTGTTGTTGCAGAACCGCTGGAGCGCGGTTTCGGCATGACTCTTGGAAACGCATTGCGCCGTGTGCTGATGTCGTCGCTCCAGGGTGCTGCTGTGACTGCCATTCAGATTGACGGCGTACTGCACGAGTTCTCGTCCATTCCGGGCGTTCGTGAAGACGTGACGGATATCGTCCTCAACATCAAGCAGCTGGCTATCGGCATGCGCGGCGAAGGGCCGAAGCGTCTGGTGCTTGAAGCTGATGGTCCGGGCGAAATTCGCGCAGGTCAGATCAAGACTGCGGCCGAAGTTGAAATCATGAACCCTGATCTCGTGATCTGCGCCCTCGATGAAGGCGCGCATCTCAAGATCGAAATGATCGTCGACAGTGGTAGCGGTTATGTTCCGGCTGATCGCAATCGTCCGGAAGATGCCCCGATCGGCCTCATCCCGGTCGATGCGCTCTACAGCCCAGTGCGCAAGGTCAGCTACAAGGTCGAGAACACCCGCGAGGGGCAAATTCTTGACTATGACAAGCTGGTCATGCAGGTCGAAACCGACGGTACGATCAGCCCGGAAGATGCGGTTGCTTATGCTGCGCGCATTCTTCAGGACCAGCTTCAGCTCTTCATCAATTTCGAAGAGCCGCAGGAAGCCGGTGTTGAAAAGGCTGCCGATGACCTCGGCTTCAATCGCAATCTTCTCCGTAAGGTGGATGAGCTTGAACTGTCGGTTCGCTCGGCCAACTGCCTGAAGAACGATAACATCATTTATATTGGCGATCTCGTCCGCAAGACCGAAGCAGAGATGCTCCGGACTCCGAACTTTGGCCGCAAGTCCTTGAATGAAATCAAGGAAGTGTTGTCGAGCATGGGGCTCCGTCTGGGCATGGATGTCGTGGGCTGGCCGCCGGAGAACATCGAAGACCTCGCCAAGAAGCTTGAGTCTGAAATTTAGGGCCGGATGGTCTTGAGGAGAAGTAATCATGCGCCATAATAAGGCGGGCCGTAAACTCGGCCGGACCAGCGAACACCGTAAAGCGCTTTTCGCCAACATGGCGTCGGCGCTGATCAAGCACGAACAGATCAGAACCACGTTGCCGAAGGCAAAGGAACTGCGTCCGGTGGTTGAGCGTCTTATCACGCTTGGCAAACGTGGCGGCCTGCATGCCCGTCGTCAGGCGCTGGCACGTCTGCCACAGACCGATGCGGTCATCGTCGAAAAGCTGTTCTCGGTTCTGTCCGAGCGCTATTCGGGACGTAGCGGCGGTTATACCCGCGTTCTGAAGGCCGGCTATCGCCCGGGTGACAACGCCGAAATGGCGATCATCGAGCTGGTGGACCGTGATCTCGCTGCAAAGGGCCAAAATTCGGGTCCGCTGCAGAACGGCGAAGAAAGCGAAGCCGCATAAGGCTCGCTTGGCAAGATTATGAAAAAGGGCAGCCATATGGCTGCCCTTTTTCGTTGTTAAGCGTATGGTTATGCGATCGGGTGCTGATCTCAGCTGCCGAGTATGGAACCAACAGGATGTGAGAGCGGAGATAGAGCATGGGGCCGACAAAACTGCGCATGCGGCTGGCGGGGATCTTGCTGGCGCTGCTGGTGACAGCTTGCGGCAGTGAAGGCGAAAGCCAGACCAACAAGGGCAGCGATAAACCGCCAACCGGTGTTGCGACCATGCCTGCGCCCGCCCGCGCGGCGACCCCAGCGAAAGCGGCGCCTGAGAGCAGGACCCAGGTGCAGATGTCTTTCGCCCCAGTGGTCAAACAGGTGTCTCCCGCCGTCGTCAATATCTATACCCGCAAGGTGATAAAGACCCAGGCAAGCCAGCTTGCGCCGCTGTTCAATGATCCTATGTTCCGGCGCTTTTTCGGTGACGGGGCCCGCAGCCTGCCACGGGAACGGGTCGAACGTTCGCTCGGCTCCGGTGTGATCGTGCGGCCGGATGGCCTGATCGTCACCAACAACCATGTGATCGGTGACGCTGACGAGATCACCGTCGCACTTTCTGATCGGCGTGAGTATGAGGCCAAGGTGATCCTGCGCGACGACAGCACCGATCTGGCTGTTTTACGTATCAATGTTGGGGCTGAAAAACTGCCCTATCTTGAGCTTCATGATTCGGACCGTCTTGAAGTGGGCGATATGGTGCTGGCGCTCGGCAATCCGTTTGGGGTTGGGCAGACGGTCACAAGCGGCATCGTCTCGGCGGTTGCGCGGACCAATGTGGGGGCCACCGATTACCAGTTTTTCATCCAGACCGATGCCGCGATCAACCCCGGCAATTCGGGCGGGGCGCTGGTCACGCTTGATGGCAAGCTTGCCGGCA
The sequence above is drawn from the Govania unica genome and encodes:
- a CDS encoding DegQ family serine endoprotease, with product MGPTKLRMRLAGILLALLVTACGSEGESQTNKGSDKPPTGVATMPAPARAATPAKAAPESRTQVQMSFAPVVKQVSPAVVNIYTRKVIKTQASQLAPLFNDPMFRRFFGDGARSLPRERVERSLGSGVIVRPDGLIVTNNHVIGDADEITVALSDRREYEAKVILRDDSTDLAVLRINVGAEKLPYLELHDSDRLEVGDMVLALGNPFGVGQTVTSGIVSAVARTNVGATDYQFFIQTDAAINPGNSGGALVTLDGKLAGINTMIYSNSGGYMGIGFAIPSNMIGVVINAALGDGKIIRPWVGASGQSVSSDVARSLGLERPEGVLIDEIYPGSPAAQAGLKVGDIVTHVGSYEISTPQELRFRLRVSGSGNKMPVTFLRSGKVQKVMLELKAAPEVPARNVSMIEDDNFLFGLKVGNLSPAFAEELKLDPMLKGVVVLDMRRDSPALRYRLVQPGDVILAVNGDKVTTVETLKKALAKSPASFNYRIRREDQTLECARAQTGGLNCREVGLQ